The segment ATTCAATCCTCACTGGTCAGAAAAGAAGATGAACAGCACCCTCGAAAAGCTGGATCGAGATCGTGAAAACTTCCTCACCGCCATCACACCGCCCGACAGTGGATTGATCATCGCTCTGCACAATAATCTCAGGGGGTACTCTGTTGATGATGAAATCGATAACAGCAATGAGGTTTCCATCAAAAGCGATCAGAATCACCACAACTTCTTCCTCTGTACTGACAGAGATGATTTCACTAAGTTGTCACGCTCACCGTTTAATGTAGTTCTTCAGGCGTCAGCTGATGGGGAGGATGATGGTTCTCTCTCCCGGGCCATGGCCAGGCGCGGTGTACGCTATATAAATATCGAGGTGAGACTCGGGTGGCTGAGCCAGCAAAAAAAGATGTTGAACTATCTCGAATCAATTCTCGATTAGACCGAAGTTTCTTCCATTCGGTCTCCCAGGCGAAAGTGGAGATCACTAATATTGCTTTCTTTGCTTAGCCCCTGTTTAATCCCACACACGCAGCCATAGATCGGTCAATCGATTTACAGAATCTTAACCTCTGAAGTGATGGAAAGTACCGGGTGGCTCACCCTTCCACTTGTCTATTGATCAAAACAGTTTGAATTGCTTTCGTGTACGTGTAATAGTAAGGTTGTGCTCGCCGTTTGGATGCAGATCCAACCCGGCCGAGTGAAAGACCAGATGGGTAGTTCTGATGAATAGAGACGATGTGCGAGAATTACGAATCGCCGCCGCCGGTAGAGTCAATATGGAAGTTGATACTGGCGAAATATAACGTGTGAACGTAAAACCATTCGATGTTAATAGGAAAAATGTGCTTACATTTTTCCCTGAGGCAAACGTCTTAATTCCGCAACTTGTGGATCATCGGAGCAAGACGTCGAGTTTCAAATCGAACGCCATACGAATCACACCGTGTAGAGTTAAATGATGATAACGGGAGTTTAGCATGTTGAGAAAAGTAATCTTGCTGTCAGGACTGTTATTTCTCTTTGGCTGTGCTACAATCCCCAGTCAGCCTGCGGTTCTTCCTCAGGAAAACTATGGCACAGTCATTCAGGAAACCTCTGAACAGATCCGCAAGCTGATGCGTAAAAACGACGTTGTGGGTCTCAGCATCGCCCTTGTGGATGATCAGCGGATCGTCTGGGCGGAGGGATTCGGCTATGCAGACAAAGGGGAAAAGATACCAGCTACCGCGGAGACTGTTTACAGAGTAGGTTCTATTTCAAAACTGTTTACGTCAACTGCCGTCATGCAGCTCGAGGAAAAGGGAAAGCTGAATATTGACAGCGCCTTTGTACGGTACGTGCCAGAATTTTCCATCCGTTCCCGCTTTCAGGATGCACCCTCGATCACACCTCGAACAATGTTGACTCATCATTCCGGCATTCCGGGCGATATTCTAAAAGGATTTATCACCCGCAATGCTTCTCACTATTCAACAGTTATCGATGATTTGAAAAGTGAGTATGTTGCCTACCCCATCAACTTCGTCTTTGCGTATTCGAATGTTGCCATGTCTCTCCTCGGTTATATGGTAGAAAAGGTTAGCGGCGAAGATTTTGTGCAATACATTGAAGGACAGATTTTTGAACCCATTGGTATGAATCACTCCTCGTTCGGGATGCCGCCTCATATTGAGAAACTGTATTCAAAGAGTTACAGGGAGGGGAAAGAATATGAGGATCCAGACATACGGGAAGTCCCGGCCGGCAAGATGGTTTCCAATGTGTTGGATCTGTCCGATTTTATCAGTATGGTCTTCGCCGAGGGTACTGCCGACGGCAATCAGATTATTCGACCGGAAACACTGGATGAGATGCTGACAGTTCAGAATGCAGACGTTGAACTGGATCTGGATATCGAGTGGGGTCTCGGCTGGTCGTTGACACGGGGCGCTGGACTCGGTTATGCGGGCAAGGTAGCGTCGCACATGGGATCGACCGTCGTCTTCCACAGCTTGCTGATTACTCTTCCTGAACAAAAACTGGGTATTGTGGTACTCACCAATTCTGAGAGAGGGAGAACCGTTGCGGATCAGGTTGCGCCGAAAATTTTGAAGCGTGCTCTGGAGCTTCGTGGCATCAAAGCGCCCAAAGTGAGCGATCCGCCCAAACTTGTGCTGGAAAACGAAGGAGACCTGTCACAGTATGAGGGAATCTACTCCTTTCCGTTCGGCAGCACCGAAGTTGAATCACAAAAAGGGCGGTTGAGGGCTCGAATTGATAAGATCAAGATTGATCTCATTCCAAACGACAGGGACACCTATACACCACAACTGAGACTGTTTGGCCTCTTCCATAAGACCATCTTTGATCAGGAA is part of the Candidatus Neomarinimicrobiota bacterium genome and harbors:
- a CDS encoding serine hydrolase domain-containing protein — translated: MLRKVILLSGLLFLFGCATIPSQPAVLPQENYGTVIQETSEQIRKLMRKNDVVGLSIALVDDQRIVWAEGFGYADKGEKIPATAETVYRVGSISKLFTSTAVMQLEEKGKLNIDSAFVRYVPEFSIRSRFQDAPSITPRTMLTHHSGIPGDILKGFITRNASHYSTVIDDLKSEYVAYPINFVFAYSNVAMSLLGYMVEKVSGEDFVQYIEGQIFEPIGMNHSSFGMPPHIEKLYSKSYREGKEYEDPDIREVPAGKMVSNVLDLSDFISMVFAEGTADGNQIIRPETLDEMLTVQNADVELDLDIEWGLGWSLTRGAGLGYAGKVASHMGSTVVFHSLLITLPEQKLGIVVLTNSERGRTVADQVAPKILKRALELRGIKAPKVSDPPKLVLENEGDLSQYEGIYSFPFGSTEVESQKGRLRARIDKIKIDLIPNDRDTYTPQLRLFGLFHKTIFDQEVEFLEMGGMSLISVTSDGLNRILAQKVEETPIPDSWRRREGEYENINKGEDIIFVEDPSLVVEDGLLIFEGEIMDDRIRGILQPIDDNEAIMIGLGRHMRETFRVVKDENGDELLLYSGYLMKKR